The Staphylococcus haemolyticus region AAACAATGAAAGCTACCCTCTGTAACAGTTAAATCTACTTGATTCAACAATGCATGATTTCCGTCATAAACGGAGACATTCTTCAAATGTAGTAAAGCATTTATTGAGTGAATCGACGATTGAGTATTTGACATATGAGCGCGAACCCTCCTAACAATATTCCTGGAAAGAAGAATAACCAAGGTGCTGAGTAAAAGTAGCTCTTACCGTCGTAGAGTATGGCACCTAATTCTGGCAATGGTGGTTTTACTCCTAATCCAATAAAAGCTAATCCTGAAATACTAAGCATTAATTTTCCAAAATCGGCAGTAATGAGTGCAGTCACGTTACGCATAAGATGTGGAATAATATGACGTACTGTCGTTTGTGTCCTTGTTAAACCACTTAATGATGCAAATTTAACGAAAGGTTGCGTTTGTACATCACGAGCCAAATTTCTGAAATAACGTAAATAGCGTCCTAACCACCCAATCATCAAGGCCAAACATAAACCTACAATTGAGTTATTAATAAAGCCTAATACGACAAGTGCGATAATAATAGATGGTAAAGCAATTAACATATCAGCAAATGCCATCAATAGTGCATCTAACCAACGACCAATTAGTGCAGCTGCTAGCCCTAATATTAGTCCCAATATTACGCTCCCAACTATAATGAGCGTCGTTAAACCAAGTGTAACCATGCTACCAACAAATAGGCGAGTGAAGAAGTCACGTCCTAAATGGTCAGTGCCTAATAGATGATGAAGGCTTGGAGGTAAAAGTGCTTCCGATTGATGAATCATGTTTGCTTTGTCATAAAGCAGAAAAGCAAGTATAACGAATATGATTGCAATAATAGGCCATATCTAATGTTTAATCTTCATAAGCTATTCGGCCTCCTGACTTTTTTGACATTCTTAGACGTGGATCACTTTTCTCAAGTAAAACATCACCGAAGAAATTGAGCACCATTATGAAGGTAATAATCATCATTAAAATGCCTAAAATAACAGGGTAGTCACGTAAATTAATACTATTGATTAATAACTTACCTAATCCAGAAATACTAAAAATGACTTCTAAGATAATCACTCGGCTAAATAAATGTATAAAATTATTAATGATGATTGTCATGAGTGGTGCCAAAATTTCTTTTACTTGTACATAGATACAATCTTTTAATTTAAATTGTCGTAATTGAGCTAATTGGAAAGGTTGGCCTTGTAATGTACTTTCAAAAAGATGACTGCTTAACAGCAACATATGACTACCTTCTACAAGAACGAGTATGACAATTGGAAGAACAAAATATTGCCAACTATTACTTCCTACGAAAGGGAATAGATGCCATTTCACACCAAAGTAATAAATGAAAATAATTGCTAGCCAATATTCTGGTAATGATGTAACTACTTGGGCAATACGAGTTATTACGACTGACCACTTTTTTCGTGAATGATTGCCACATAAATAACCAATTACGTAACTTATAGGAAACAGTATGATAGCTGAACCGAATATTAATTTAATGGTTGGGACAATTGCCTGGGAAATACGTTCAGTTACGGGTTCACCATTACTAAAACTCGTACCAAGGTCGCCTGTAAAGACATTGCCTAACCATTGGACATATCGAACTGGCATTGCCTGACTTAAACCAAGTTTCTCTTGAGCCATTTTAATACGTTCAGGCGTGATTTGTGCAACACCATGTTCTTGTAAGTATTGAACGGCAGGGTTACCGGTTGTATTCTCTAAGAGAAGAAATAATACAAAGGAAATGATGATTAAATAGATGAGTAGTCTGATGAAATGTTTTACAATGTTAGTCATTATTAGACACCTTCAACTTATCGTAATTTATTGGTGCATCTGTTTGTCCTGAGAACTCGAATTGTCTGATTTTAGGACTTGTCACAAAGGTCTCATTAGGATATGAAATAGGAACTATGAGATATTGCTGATCAATATAAGACGATAGTTTATTAAATGCGCGTTGTCGGTCATGCATGTTGATCATCGTCGGAAATTGCTTAATCATAGACGTTAAGGTTGTATCGTTTGCGAATACGCCAGGGCGTGAGCCATCTTGTTTAAAACGTGCATTCAAGAAATTGTATGGCATTAGCGCATTTGTATATGTACGATAATAAATGAGATCAAAATCTTTACGCACCGTTAAAGTTTCATAATACGTTTGTGAATCTAAAATATTAATATCGAGTTTAATTCCTACTTTTTTAAGGTCTTGCTGCATGATTTCAGCTTTCGTCTTCCATTCTGGAAATTCATCCGTTTGGAGTGCGAGTTTAAGTGAAAGTATGTGATCATCCTTTTCGAAATAACCATCATTATTCATCTTATAACCTAAAGAGCAGATTAACGATTTAGAAGTCGAAGGCGAGTAAACATGGTCAGGTTGATTGTGAGCATTAACGTATTGAACATTCTGTTGAAATAGACCCTTCAGTTTCTTATCTGACGATAGGTCGTCTGTGTTAATCGCTTTACTAATCGCCTCTCGCATTGTCTTATCTTGTAAGATTTTATGCTGTGGATTAAATCCCATAAATTGCGTTTCTGTACTTGGCGACGTATGTACAGAAAGTGCTTTGTTTCTATGAGATTCTTTCACTTGTTGTGGTGTCATCTGACCTAATGAACCACCTGTAATATCAATAGAGTGACTCTCGATCGCTAAGTGTCTTGAATCACTATCTTCTATAGATTGGAAAGTTAGATTGTAATTAAGTGGATGTCCATTGCGATAATATGTATTAGGTTGAAAACTCACAGTTTCATTTGTTGAATCTGCTACTTTGAATGGACCTGTGCCAATTGCTTTTTCAAATTTACCAGTTGTATTGCCACCTTTAACAGCGTGTGGACTCATAATGCGAAGCGGTCTAACTTGAGATAATTCATTTAATACTTGGTTTGACGGTGATTTTAACTCAATCTCAACAGTGTGTTTATCTTTTATTGTGATTGATTTTAATTTATCTAACGTTTCCATAGGGTCAGTTGTATCCGTTGCCTTCGCACGTTCAATTGAGAATTTAACAGCCGATGCATCAAAATCAGACCCATCATTGAATTTTACATTCTTCTTTAAATGAAATAGGTAGTGTTTACCGTCTTCTGAAGCTTCCCAAGATGTAGCAAGACCTGGTTCAATCTTGCCATTTTTACCATAAGTTACAAGCGGTTGATAGATAGCATTGTACACAGGCATAGGCGCATCAAAGCCTTGTGCATCTAGTTGATTTGTATTAAATTCACGAGGTAGTGAGACTTTAACCTCTTTGTTGTCATTATGATGCTGAGCACAGCCACTTAACATAAGCATCGCGCACATAGAAAGTGAATAGAATATGCGCTTTTTCAATGTTTTACCTTCTTTCCATTGTATTCATCATTATTTTTTATAATAGAGTTTAGTTATTGGAAATTATTTTTCCATCAATAGACATTATTATATGATACACCCTATACAAATTCTTTGAAATGATAAATTTGTGAATAGATATGTAGAGGTTTTCCAATTTTGAAAATAAAAAAAGAGGGTGGGGACCCTCTTTTTAATGTGTTTCTCCTAGTGCAACTTTGGCGTCGTCTTCTTTAGAAATGGCTTTAATAGCGGCTGTTAAACCTTTCGCAATTG contains the following coding sequences:
- a CDS encoding ABC transporter permease, with protein sequence MWPIIAIIFVILAFLLYDKANMIHQSEALLPPSLHHLLGTDHLGRDFFTRLFVGSMVTLGLTTLIIVGSVILGLILGLAAALIGRWLDALLMAFADMLIALPSIIIALVVLGFINNSIVGLCLALMIGWLGRYLRYFRNLARDVQTQPFVKFASLSGLTRTQTTVRHIIPHLMRNVTALITADFGKLMLSISGLAFIGLGVKPPLPELGAILYDGKSYFYSAPWLFFFPGILLGGFALICQILNRRFTQ
- a CDS encoding ABC transporter substrate-binding protein, with product MCAMLMLSGCAQHHNDNKEVKVSLPREFNTNQLDAQGFDAPMPVYNAIYQPLVTYGKNGKIEPGLATSWEASEDGKHYLFHLKKNVKFNDGSDFDASAVKFSIERAKATDTTDPMETLDKLKSITIKDKHTVEIELKSPSNQVLNELSQVRPLRIMSPHAVKGGNTTGKFEKAIGTGPFKVADSTNETVSFQPNTYYRNGHPLNYNLTFQSIEDSDSRHLAIESHSIDITGGSLGQMTPQQVKESHRNKALSVHTSPSTETQFMGFNPQHKILQDKTMREAISKAINTDDLSSDKKLKGLFQQNVQYVNAHNQPDHVYSPSTSKSLICSLGYKMNNDGYFEKDDHILSLKLALQTDEFPEWKTKAEIMQQDLKKVGIKLDINILDSQTYYETLTVRKDFDLIYYRTYTNALMPYNFLNARFKQDGSRPGVFANDTTLTSMIKQFPTMINMHDRQRAFNKLSSYIDQQYLIVPISYPNETFVTSPKIRQFEFSGQTDAPINYDKLKVSNND
- a CDS encoding ABC transporter permease; the protein is MTNIVKHFIRLLIYLIIISFVLFLLLENTTGNPAVQYLQEHGVAQITPERIKMAQEKLGLSQAMPVRYVQWLGNVFTGDLGTSFSNGEPVTERISQAIVPTIKLIFGSAIILFPISYVIGYLCGNHSRKKWSVVITRIAQVVTSLPEYWLAIIFIYYFGVKWHLFPFVGSNSWQYFVLPIVILVLVEGSHMLLLSSHLFESTLQGQPFQLAQLRQFKLKDCIYVQVKEILAPLMTIIINNFIHLFSRVIILEVIFSISGLGKLLINSINLRDYPVILGILMMIITFIMVLNFFGDVLLEKSDPRLRMSKKSGGRIAYED